One part of the Solanum dulcamara chromosome 8, daSolDulc1.2, whole genome shotgun sequence genome encodes these proteins:
- the LOC129900552 gene encoding protein NRT1/ PTR FAMILY 3.1-like, translating to MSENMKVAEQEMVVQENVEKEEDETIHEIEKRKLGGMKTMPFILANEVCDRFVGVGFHSNLITYLTQVLNVPLIKASNTLANFSGVSNFTPLIGALVADSFAGRFWTIVVGSIIYEMGLVSTTISAIMPQFRPPPCPTQENCKEASNSQLWALYICLLLTSIGTGCLRPCLVTFAADQLDMRKSKVESRKWNFYNLFYFCVTMSTLTALTVVVYIQDNVSWGWGLGLLTIAMALSVVAFVVGNPFYRKEEPGGSPFIRLTQVIVASVRKRKVVVPDDNSLLYENRELDSAISHDGRLLHTNQFKWIDRAAVVTDDDMKESCQPNLWRLSTVHRTEELKCILRMLPIWSAGILHFASHSHVGSFTIQQARSMDRHLSHSFQIPPASMSIFSVLTVLIGLALYERFFVPFARRFTGHKSGVTCLQRMGIGFAINILATATSALAEIKRKKAAADHNLLDQPTTHVIPISVFWLVPQYCLHGVAEVFMSVGHLEFLIEQFPESMRSTGAALNSLVSSFGNYLGTFIVTLVHRYTGKERNWLPDRTLNRGRLENFYWLMAGLQVVNFVYYLICASLYTYKPLEEFTEGCKGTDVELADETTMLDNSKGDGQTYRARNGMN from the exons ATGAGTGAAAATATGAAGGTGGCTGAGCAAGAGATGGTTGTTCAAGAAAATGTTGAGAAAGAGGAAGATGAGACAATTCATGAAATAGAAAAAAGGAAGCTTGGAGGAATGAAAACAATGCCCTTTATACTTG CCAATGAAGTATGTGACAGATTTGTTGGGGTTGGATTTCATAGCAACCTGATAACATACCTAACACAAGTGCTAAATGTGCCTTTAATAAAAGCATCCAACACCTTAGCCAACTTTAGTGGTGTTTCAAATTTCACTCCACTTATTGGTGCTCTTGTTGCTGATTCATTTGCTGGCAGATTTTGGACTATTGTTGTTGGGTCTATAATTTATGAGATG GGACTGGTAAGCACAACCATCTCAGCAATCATGCCACAATTCCGTCCGCCACCATGTCCAACTCAGGAGAATTGCAAAGAAGCTTCGAATTCGCAGCTTTGGGCACTCTACATCTGCCTCCTTTTGACATCTATTGGTACTGGATGCCTTAGACCTTGTCTCGTTACCTTTGCTGCTGACCAGTTGGACATGAGGAAATCTAAAGTAGAATCGCGAAAGTGGAACTTTTATAATTTGTTCTATTTCTGCGTGACAATGTCTACGCTAACTGCATTAACTGTTGTCGTTTATATCCAAGATAACGTAAGTTGGGGATGGGGTCTTGGACTTCTAACAATTGCCATGGCATTGTCTGTTGTCGCGTTTGTTGTTGGAAATCCATTTTACAGAAAAGAAGAACCAGGAGGAAGTCCATTTATCAGATTGACACAGGTCATTGTTGCCTCAGTGAGGAAGAGAAAAGTTGTTGTTCCAGACGATAATAGCCTCTTATATGAGAACAGAGAGCTCGATTCTGCTATCTCACACGATGGAAGGCTTTTGCACACTAATCAGTTCAA GTGGATTGATCGAGCGGCTGTAGTAACTGACGATGACATGAAAGAATCGTGCCAGCCAAATTTATGGAGGCTATCTACTGTTCATAGAACGGAAGAGCTGAAGTGCATCCTAAGGATGCTACCGATTTGGTCTGCAGGGATATTACATTTTGCTTCTCATTCACATGTAGGCAGCTTTACAATCCAACAGGCCCGAAGTATGGATCGTCATCTATCCCACAGCTTCCAAATACCTCCAGCCAGCATGTCTATTTTCAGCGTCCTAACGGTGCTAATTGGCCTTGCACTTTATGAGCGCTTCTTTGTTCCTTTTGCTCGTCGATTCACAGGACACAAATCAGGCGTTACATGCTTACAGAGAATGGGAATAGGTTTCGCCATTAATATTCTTGCTACTGCAACTTCAGCACTTGCTGAGATTAAGCGTAAAAAAGCAGCTGCAGATCATAACTTACTGGATCAGCCAACGACTCATGTCATTCCTATAAGCGTCTTCTGGTTGGTTCCGCAGTATTGCCTTCACGGAGTAGCTGAAGTTTTCATGAGTGTAGGGCACCTTGAATTTCTCATTGAACAATTCCCTGAAAGCATGAGAAGCACTGGAGCTGCACTTAACTCGTTAGTTTCATCGTTTGGAAATTACTTAGGTACATTTATAGTAACTCTAGTTCATCGGTATACTGGAAAAGAAAGGAATTGGCTACCAGATAGGACTCTCAACAGGGGAAGACTTGAAAACTTTTACTGGCTTATGGCTGGATTACAAGTAGTAAATTTTGTATACTATCTTATATGTGcatcattatatacatacaaaCCCTTGGAAGAGTTTACTGAAGGATGCAAGGGAACAGATGTAGAATTAGCTGATGAAACAACTATGTTAGACAATTCTAAAGGTGATGGACAAACATATAGAGCAAGAAATGGAATGAACTAA